The uncultured Dysgonomonas sp. genome contains the following window.
CGCTATACTCAATACGTTTCTTAACGAGGACTACTTCCCTGAGCGCAAACTTCAAAAGTTTGATATTGAGCTGGTAATTACGTACATAAAGCAGACTGATGCATACCTGATACACGGGCAACTTCATAATCTGGAAAAGCATCTGAACGCTTTTATATCTATGAGCGACCCTAATAATCCTCAGTTGAAACTGATAAGCCGCCTGTTCACAGAGTTTAAGAACGAACTGATCGGGCAGATCGAGCAGGGGATGATGAAAGGAGACACTCCCCTAGCCCTCCTCACAGACCTTAAAAGCATCATAATTAAACATATATCAGGCAACTTCAACGAAAATATGTGTTATGCCACTATATTTACCATAGACAGTTTTCAACGGGATTTGGAGAAGCACAACCGCATAAGGGAGAAGATCTTAAAACCCATGATCGCAGACTTGTCCGAATCAGGGGTAGAAGATCTACAGGAACTGATATCGGTTAGCCATGCTATCAAGGCAACAAAAGCTCAGGCTTTGTCGCAGCGCGAACTGGACGTTCTCCGGCTTGTGGCATTGGGACTACTAAATAAGGAGGTGGCCGATAAACTCAATATAAGCC
Protein-coding sequences here:
- a CDS encoding helix-turn-helix transcriptional regulator codes for the protein MLFVDSSFILSEIIEENHQLIPVINRFGIKLGLGDSTIADICRKANINTEFFLAILNTFLNEDYFPERKLQKFDIELVITYIKQTDAYLIHGQLHNLEKHLNAFISMSDPNNPQLKLISRLFTEFKNELIGQIEQGMMKGDTPLALLTDLKSIIIKHISGNFNENMCYATIFTIDSFQRDLEKHNRIREKILKPMIADLSESGVEDLQELISVSHAIKATKAQALSQRELDVLRLVALGLLNKEVADKLNISLNTVLSHRKNITAKLGIKTVSGLIFYCMTNGYITADEIEL